A single Parabacteroides timonensis DNA region contains:
- a CDS encoding DUF5119 domain-containing protein: MERYKNKRGIRYKGYRMMQVAVWVIGIVWIMMISSCAYRMTDEDWEKNGKVRLLLRRSNSGCPDNMTWYFYPEDSESPLMRTGDVSGYEGTLPLGRYRVAVCNTGCTGVTLEMEKGYEEACGRAKQLSSLKSSSVQIACPGSLYGTGLEQIEVVGGETVAKELTPANLVRTLEMNIKVTGGDKGDVVPTVLSGRLTGVSSRVHIPSGKPLFDTPAFMTFEPEEVSPGVYASSLSLFGLSPGEEEEGSDEPVDLSLTMTLADGKEITSSTDITEEVKDAFTATVTTHVILDLVVRYDEISGLTITLTDWKPGSDGSGVVTP, translated from the coding sequence ATGGAAAGATATAAAAATAAAAGAGGTATAAGATATAAAGGATATAGGATGATGCAGGTAGCCGTTTGGGTGATCGGTATCGTCTGGATTATGATGATTTCATCCTGTGCCTACCGTATGACGGATGAAGATTGGGAGAAGAACGGAAAGGTACGTTTGCTGCTTCGAAGGTCAAACAGTGGTTGCCCGGATAATATGACCTGGTATTTCTACCCGGAAGATTCGGAAAGTCCGCTCATGCGTACAGGGGACGTTTCGGGATATGAGGGTACGTTGCCTTTGGGGCGTTACCGGGTAGCCGTCTGTAATACGGGTTGTACGGGTGTCACGCTTGAAATGGAGAAGGGGTATGAGGAAGCCTGCGGAAGGGCGAAACAACTCTCTTCCTTAAAATCAAGCTCCGTACAGATCGCCTGTCCGGGTAGTCTGTATGGTACAGGTCTGGAACAGATTGAGGTAGTCGGAGGGGAAACGGTAGCAAAGGAGTTGACTCCGGCAAACCTTGTCCGTACTTTGGAAATGAATATAAAAGTCACAGGAGGGGATAAGGGGGATGTCGTTCCTACGGTATTGTCCGGAAGGTTGACCGGTGTATCGTCACGGGTTCATATACCTTCCGGCAAGCCGCTGTTCGATACGCCTGCTTTTATGACGTTCGAGCCGGAAGAGGTCAGTCCGGGTGTGTATGCCTCTTCCCTGAGCTTATTCGGTTTATCCCCGGGTGAGGAAGAGGAGGGAAGCGACGAACCCGTCGACCTTTCCCTTACGATGACATTGGCAGATGGAAAGGAAATCACTTCATCGACGGATATAACGGAAGAAGTAAAAGATGCGTTCACCGCAACTGTCACGACACATGTGATACTTGACCTGGTTGTCCGCTATGATGAAATAAGCGGTTTGACGATCACGCTGACGGACTGGAAACCGGGCAGTGACGGTTCGGGTGTGGTAACTCCCTGA
- a CDS encoding tyrosine-type recombinase/integrase yields the protein MKKRDFYGQMLLQEEDKRSCGDESTADLYRAVRNHFICFSGGKELCLKEVTPALVEAFLKWLREKGLRVNTVNSYMSNLRAMYNRARRESKEKRGESPFAGIHLRREETHKRAVPVEVIKEIAALDLKSEPKKQLAIDLALFSFMACGIPFVDIVHLTGENLVENGTVLQYHRQKTGAFIQMEVTSGMQMLLDRYKDEERRYLFPVLPEDATHEQYKSCLATENRYLKEISVMLDLPETLTTYSFRHAWASEAYRLHVAIGVISQALGHTSEKTTRIYLQKFDVSEIAKANRQVSEAVGSCLRVG from the coding sequence ATGAAGAAAAGAGATTTTTATGGACAGATGCTGTTGCAGGAAGAGGATAAACGTTCCTGTGGCGATGAAAGTACGGCTGATCTGTATCGGGCAGTGCGTAATCATTTTATATGTTTCTCGGGTGGTAAGGAATTGTGTCTGAAAGAAGTGACACCGGCTTTGGTTGAGGCGTTTTTGAAATGGTTGCGTGAAAAAGGGTTGCGTGTCAATACGGTGAACAGTTACATGAGTAACCTTCGGGCGATGTATAACCGAGCCCGTCGGGAGTCGAAGGAGAAAAGGGGAGAGTCGCCTTTTGCCGGGATTCACCTCAGACGGGAGGAGACGCACAAGCGTGCTGTGCCGGTGGAAGTGATAAAGGAAATAGCTGCTCTGGATTTGAAGAGTGAGCCGAAGAAACAGCTTGCTATCGATCTGGCACTATTTTCGTTTATGGCTTGCGGTATTCCTTTTGTGGATATCGTGCATCTGACGGGTGAGAATCTGGTGGAGAACGGTACGGTATTGCAATACCACCGGCAGAAGACGGGAGCCTTTATCCAGATGGAAGTGACTTCGGGGATGCAGATGCTGCTCGACCGGTATAAAGACGAAGAGAGGCGTTACCTTTTTCCGGTATTGCCGGAAGATGCGACCCACGAACAGTATAAAAGCTGTCTGGCGACGGAAAACCGTTACCTGAAAGAAATCAGTGTGATGCTGGATTTGCCGGAAACGTTGACGACCTATTCGTTCCGTCATGCCTGGGCTTCGGAGGCGTACCGCCTGCATGTCGCTATCGGCGTGATCAGCCAGGCACTGGGGCATACGTCGGAAAAAACGACCCGTATCTATTTGCAGAAGTTTGACGTATCGGAAATAGCCAAAGCAAACCGGCAGGTTTCCGAAGCGGTCGGCAGCTGTTTGCGGGTGGGGTAA
- a CDS encoding fimbrillin family protein yields the protein MKTTKTMWVMLIALLTATSCSETETEIDPEPGSGGQVALGITPNLKVDAGTRAETKSVVSGGAITYPVDQYASSDYAPGLGVWVTNSGATGWYTPDGTEYEGHHVWYMGDETGKNWISVKDKKDTYKLTKEVPYYLTKTVGKVYAYYPYDATLTTTLSSISSESDLKIPVKVLASGEIDASTDNAKRRWVDGKWSPVSNKTPENLSLSTEKDYLYFAATEGRYVNNGRADGQTPVTPDADPDNNNADNPGYKINLDMHHGMAMISFRVYDGGHLSDNDVKFTKFEVKNHTGGTNLFKTGNGKMALKDGAITETSTTTGMARTITNYILMRQIEEGGTEGAHAFIAAGSGSSAIKGTFVSRTVSAVIYPIETFGDNEIDVEITLQEGSKTAVVYPITLPGNSWDAGSNYIYTFSAGRNKLTIMDVTVEAWAESEQEEIPL from the coding sequence ATGAAAACAACTAAGACAATGTGGGTTATGTTGATAGCCCTTCTGACAGCGACAAGCTGCTCGGAAACAGAAACAGAAATCGACCCTGAACCGGGTAGTGGCGGTCAGGTAGCTTTGGGTATCACTCCCAACCTGAAAGTGGATGCGGGAACCAGGGCGGAAACGAAATCGGTGGTAAGCGGTGGAGCAATCACCTATCCGGTAGACCAATACGCCAGTTCCGATTATGCGCCGGGATTGGGCGTATGGGTTACCAATAGCGGAGCAACCGGTTGGTACACTCCCGACGGAACAGAGTATGAAGGCCACCATGTCTGGTATATGGGTGACGAAACAGGAAAGAACTGGATTTCGGTCAAGGATAAGAAAGATACTTATAAATTAACGAAAGAAGTCCCTTATTATCTGACCAAAACGGTCGGAAAGGTTTATGCTTATTATCCTTATGATGCAACTCTAACAACTACCCTTTCTTCCATAAGTAGTGAATCCGACCTTAAAATCCCAGTAAAGGTCCTTGCCAGCGGTGAGATAGATGCCTCTACAGACAATGCTAAAAGACGTTGGGTAGATGGTAAGTGGTCACCTGTAAGTAATAAAACTCCGGAAAACTTGTCGTTGTCGACCGAGAAGGATTACCTGTATTTTGCCGCAACAGAAGGCCGTTATGTCAACAATGGACGTGCGGACGGACAAACCCCTGTAACACCGGATGCCGATCCGGATAATAACAATGCAGACAACCCCGGTTATAAGATCAATCTGGATATGCATCATGGGATGGCGATGATCTCTTTCCGTGTGTACGATGGCGGGCACTTAAGCGATAACGATGTGAAGTTTACAAAGTTTGAGGTAAAGAACCATACCGGTGGTACGAACCTGTTTAAGACCGGCAACGGAAAGATGGCACTGAAAGACGGGGCAATCACGGAAACGTCTACCACTACCGGTATGGCACGTACGATAACTAATTATATATTGATGAGACAGATAGAAGAAGGAGGGACTGAAGGTGCACATGCTTTCATTGCTGCCGGAAGCGGTTCGTCTGCTATAAAAGGTACATTCGTTTCCAGGACAGTCAGCGCGGTTATTTATCCGATTGAAACTTTTGGAGACAATGAAATCGATGTGGAGATCACGTTGCAGGAAGGGTCGAAAACGGCAGTCGTTTATCCGATCACCTTGCCCGGAAACAGTTGGGATGCCGGAAGCAATTACATCTATACGTTTTCGGCCGGACGTAACAAGCTGACGATAATGGATGTAACGGTAGAAGCCTGGGCTGAAAGTGAGCAGGAAGAAATACCGTTGTAA
- a CDS encoding DUF3575 domain-containing protein: protein MYRIKGPHRKIQVRTIFLLLLCFLLRMETDAQTTTYYKAESFLFSFRQDNDLFLADYGDNAYQLERMGGLLDVSRDQILKGDCHLLIVSHVNAYEYEDTEVVNEASLRAGRIRAYLKTRFDIPHDCVAFYIDRSGNYRDQVHVYKVYKPLPWFANISIHYSESRYPVAVEAAMGEYGAVPYVDLYRRGETGGYDREVYRIDDPLFDRTELEDYRLASVTDTVRHSKRIEEPDIALATTVTTRETVRKVTKYKETTGKTIVSEKTGLQADNKEQTEKDRKRQSTESVRTEETPVKQSPVYLGVKTNLLPWCGVAPSIRLGTGETKIETGAFMPNLEVECSFAGRWSVALSGMYSDFAYKDKTRDHWAVSEISLEPSVWLSPSGRFTGLNTGLFAEYGDFDVRGSAIDLSEDMLYGRTGCFWSAGLSMGYRFSLVGGFGVDMCVRAGYRSVFSGKKYRYDPLDNRNYLETRFASTGFMVGLKISLSYRFQIR, encoded by the coding sequence ATGTATAGGATAAAAGGTCCACACCGGAAAATACAGGTAAGAACAATCTTCCTGTTGCTGCTTTGCTTCCTTTTGAGGATGGAAACGGATGCCCAGACTACGACCTATTATAAGGCTGAATCGTTCCTATTCTCTTTCCGTCAGGACAACGACCTGTTCCTTGCCGACTACGGAGACAACGCTTATCAACTGGAACGGATGGGCGGTTTACTCGATGTATCCCGCGATCAAATCCTGAAAGGTGATTGCCATTTGTTGATCGTCTCGCATGTGAATGCCTATGAATACGAAGATACAGAGGTGGTGAACGAAGCCTCACTGCGTGCAGGTCGTATCCGCGCCTACCTGAAAACCCGTTTCGATATTCCCCACGATTGTGTTGCCTTCTATATCGACCGTAGCGGAAACTATCGCGACCAGGTACATGTCTATAAAGTTTATAAACCACTTCCGTGGTTTGCGAACATTTCGATTCATTACAGTGAAAGCCGTTACCCTGTAGCGGTAGAGGCTGCCATGGGTGAATATGGGGCAGTCCCTTATGTAGACCTGTACCGTCGTGGTGAGACAGGAGGTTACGACCGTGAAGTGTACCGTATCGACGATCCTCTTTTCGACCGAACGGAACTGGAAGATTACCGTCTGGCTTCCGTAACGGATACGGTACGCCATAGTAAACGGATAGAAGAGCCGGACATTGCTTTAGCCACCACTGTAACAACGAGGGAAACTGTGCGGAAGGTGACAAAGTATAAAGAGACAACCGGGAAAACAATTGTTTCCGAGAAAACCGGATTGCAAGCAGATAATAAAGAACAGACGGAGAAAGACCGGAAAAGACAGTCAACTGAATCTGTAAGGACGGAAGAAACTCCGGTGAAACAAAGCCCTGTATATCTGGGGGTAAAAACGAACCTTCTTCCCTGGTGTGGCGTAGCCCCGTCGATTCGTTTAGGAACCGGTGAAACGAAAATAGAAACGGGTGCATTTATGCCGAACCTGGAAGTGGAGTGCAGTTTCGCCGGTCGTTGGTCGGTAGCCTTGTCGGGCATGTATTCCGACTTTGCCTATAAAGACAAGACGCGCGATCACTGGGCTGTATCCGAAATTTCCCTCGAACCCAGCGTCTGGCTATCTCCTTCGGGAAGGTTTACCGGATTGAATACCGGCTTGTTTGCCGAATACGGAGATTTCGATGTACGTGGAAGCGCGATCGACTTGTCGGAAGATATGCTTTACGGGCGGACGGGTTGTTTCTGGTCGGCAGGTCTGTCGATGGGTTATCGCTTCTCTCTGGTTGGTGGTTTTGGAGTAGATATGTGTGTCCGTGCCGGTTACCGCAGTGTTTTCAGTGGGAAGAAATACCGATATGATCCGCTTGATAACCGTAATTATCTGGAAACCCGTTTTGCATCCACCGGATTTATGGTCGGTTTAAAGATCAGTTTATCCTATCGTTTTCAAATCAGATAA
- a CDS encoding fimbrillin family protein, whose amino-acid sequence MKTGKLLIMSLLVAAFLGGCTNTEEPVTDGTAQAIEVNAGIAESTRAVISGGYTNDLEVSFARLDSPGTTGAQWNTPVIDAVRTGGTGNTVLTFEPEQTYLTEEGESVLIGYYPRRALNSGTANPVSVTYTITGEEDIMATGVQTGSLVNKFETFTFSHLLTQLQFKCTGSTGAIAKWTAITSIKVKNVATGLKLSLDKTKGAQLTATGTADQTLTVKNCPSTVSALDAEKPSTGYLLLYPAANMGTEDLPVSLEVKGTYDGNPKTLNVAVSNISEGVKAGYSHLITLTFTEDGKIAVETGISQWQPGNNGSTIITPKE is encoded by the coding sequence ATGAAAACAGGAAAATTATTGATCATGAGTCTGTTAGTGGCTGCTTTCTTAGGTGGTTGCACGAACACGGAAGAGCCGGTGACGGATGGAACAGCGCAGGCAATAGAAGTGAATGCCGGAATAGCGGAGTCTACCCGTGCAGTGATCAGCGGCGGTTATACGAATGACCTTGAAGTCTCGTTCGCCCGTCTGGATAGCCCCGGAACAACGGGTGCTCAATGGAATACCCCGGTTATCGATGCGGTTCGTACAGGAGGTACAGGTAACACGGTTCTTACATTTGAACCGGAGCAAACCTATCTGACGGAAGAAGGCGAGTCCGTCCTGATCGGTTACTATCCACGCAGGGCATTGAACAGTGGAACCGCCAACCCGGTCAGTGTCACTTACACTATTACCGGTGAGGAGGATATAATGGCAACAGGAGTGCAGACCGGTTCGCTGGTGAATAAGTTCGAGACTTTCACCTTCAGCCATCTGCTTACCCAATTGCAGTTTAAATGTACGGGTTCTACCGGAGCGATCGCAAAATGGACGGCGATAACTTCCATTAAAGTAAAGAATGTAGCAACAGGATTGAAACTATCGCTCGATAAAACCAAGGGGGCTCAACTGACGGCAACAGGAACAGCCGACCAAACGCTAACGGTTAAAAACTGTCCGTCTACAGTTTCGGCTTTGGATGCCGAAAAACCATCGACCGGCTATCTGTTGCTTTACCCGGCAGCGAATATGGGAACAGAAGATTTACCTGTCAGTTTAGAGGTGAAAGGAACTTATGACGGAAATCCCAAAACATTGAACGTCGCCGTCTCCAATATCAGTGAAGGCGTGAAAGCCGGTTATTCGCACCTTATCACGCTCACCTTTACGGAGGACGGCAAAATAGCAGTAGAAACCGGTATCTCCCAGTGGCAACCGGGTAATAACGGCAGTACTATCATTACCCCCAAAGAGTAA
- a CDS encoding fimbrillin family protein: MNNFIVIAFISIAILPGLAACSDSNPTPEPVPETAVCLEGAIGQSTRGVIGSGYEQDLEVCFARQDETVVTTESYGMWNMYEAVRTGGKGNRPIVFAESQSYPEDGRHIRLHGYYPAKGEAEAVAGTGKVTFSVDRTTDIMSTGILTGSGYAPIQTCTFRHLLTQVRLVCYSDRSDSWGTIKTIEVLDVHTRQELDLKQGTPHLDDISSDDGIKNIPVQDIANLPIPEVTADEDLPEPQGYLLLPVSPVDGTAEHPLHLRITTTKDGRGTEHETVSEVSFHIEGGFQTGKSHVVTLFFTDKSQIQTTSVSVEAWTDHEQEDMPI, translated from the coding sequence ATGAATAACTTCATAGTCATAGCATTCATATCCATCGCCATCCTTCCGGGCCTCGCCGCCTGTTCAGACAGCAATCCTACTCCGGAGCCGGTTCCGGAAACAGCGGTCTGCCTGGAAGGGGCGATCGGACAATCAACGCGCGGAGTGATCGGTTCCGGCTATGAACAGGATTTAGAGGTTTGCTTTGCCCGTCAGGATGAAACGGTCGTCACGACAGAAAGTTATGGTATGTGGAACATGTATGAGGCAGTACGAACAGGCGGTAAGGGGAACCGTCCGATCGTGTTTGCCGAGTCCCAGTCATACCCGGAGGATGGTCGTCATATCCGCCTGCACGGCTATTATCCGGCAAAGGGTGAAGCGGAAGCTGTGGCAGGAACGGGCAAAGTAACCTTTAGCGTTGACAGAACAACTGATATTATGTCAACGGGAATACTGACGGGTAGCGGGTATGCACCGATACAAACCTGTACGTTCCGTCATTTACTGACACAGGTACGTTTGGTTTGTTACAGTGACCGATCCGATAGCTGGGGAACGATAAAAACGATCGAAGTGCTAGACGTACATACACGGCAGGAACTGGATTTGAAACAGGGAACTCCCCATTTGGATGATATATCGTCAGATGATGGAATAAAAAATATCCCGGTACAGGATATAGCAAACTTGCCGATCCCGGAGGTAACAGCCGACGAAGACCTTCCCGAACCGCAAGGATATCTCTTGCTCCCGGTTTCCCCGGTGGACGGAACTGCAGAACACCCGTTGCACCTTCGGATAACAACAACGAAAGACGGCAGGGGAACCGAACATGAAACGGTTTCGGAAGTCTCTTTCCATATAGAAGGGGGTTTCCAGACAGGTAAAAGCCATGTCGTAACACTCTTCTTTACGGATAAAAGCCAGATACAGACTACATCTGTCAGTGTGGAAGCCTGGACGGATCATGAACAGGAGGATATGCCGATATAA